One Cucurbita pepo subsp. pepo cultivar mu-cu-16 chromosome LG20, ASM280686v2, whole genome shotgun sequence genomic window carries:
- the LOC111782595 gene encoding LEAF RUST 10 DISEASE-RESISTANCE LOCUS RECEPTOR-LIKE PROTEIN KINASE-like 1.2 has protein sequence MKSFFFFFFFFTFHLSPCFTDNALDAFKDCGVNYNCGELVNITYPFWGNKRQSSCGRKEFKLNCNNNRTTTTYINSLEYNVLEINQLNNTMRIARSDLFDNYCPRNQIQVASMDHHPFAYSARNQNISVGYNCSPDNEFPVSEYNFSCGGEWERRGRVNYGFEPSAAVYSKLVECEMKIEVMVTIKGLKEGVKNRRSLVETAVKGGFEVEYENWYKGACDSCNGSGGNCGGNGTYPFYCICRNGVANPYACDATAAPPRPPHPENPNDTWKKVVIGAGSGIGGIVMMSIIFFIRLRMHKKKHQNYSCDRPMKELEKIEHYMALSLFSYHELVKATDKFNPANELGDGGFGTVYYGKLRDGREVAVKRLFENNYRKVEQFMNEVEILTRLRHPHLVTLYGCTSRRSRELLLVYEFIPNGTVADHLHGERAKPGELPWHTRLKIAIETASALAFLHASETIHRDVKTTNILLDNNFGVKVADFGLCRLFPTQASHVSTAPQGTPGYIDPEYYESYQVTNKSDVFSFGVVLVELISSKPAVDITRHRHEINLSTMAINKIQNDELHDFVDPSLGFKIDQRIRDMICGVAELAFQCLQSVRDTRPSMMEALEILRNIENRSCGTGKAPLVPESPDSVTVLWISKTSTPNGSG, from the exons ATgaaatccttcttcttcttcttcttcttcttcacgtTTCATCTGTCGCCATGCTTCACCGACAACGCCCTCGACGCATTCAAAGATTGCGGTGTGAATTACAATTGTGGAGAATTGGTAAACATCACGTACCCCTTTTGGGGGAATAAGAGGCAGAGTTCTTGCGGCCGGAAAGAATTCAAACTCAACTGCAATAACAACCGAACCACCACAACTTACATCAATTCTCTGGAATACAACGTTCTGGAAATCAACCAATTGAATAATACAATGAGGATCGCAAGATCAGACCTCTTCGATAATTACTGCCCACGAAATCAAATCCAAGTGGCGTCTATGGATCACCATCCGTTTGCGTATTCTGCCAGAAATCAGAACATCTCGGTGGGGTATAATTGCTCGCCGGATAACGAATTTCCCGTTTCGGAATACAATTTTTCTTGCGGTGGGGAGTGGGAAAGGCGCGGGAGAGTGAACTATGGTTTTGAACCGTCGGCGGCGGTTTATTCAAAGCTTGTGGAGTGTGAAATGAAGATAGAAGTGATGGTTACGATAAAGGGGTTGAAGGAAGGTGTAAAGAACAGGAGGAGCTTGGTGGAGACGGCTGTGAAAGGAGGGTTCGAGGTGGAGTACGAGAATTGGTATAAGGGAGCGTGTGATTCATGCAATGGAAGTGGAGGCAATTGCGGCGGAAATGGGACGTACCCATTTTACTGCATTTGTAGAAACGGCGTTGCAAATCCTTATGCCTGTGATGCCACTGCTGCGCCTCCTCGCCCTCCTCACCCTG AAAACCCAAATGATACATGGAAGAAGGTTGTCATAG GTGCTGGCTCTGGAATTGGAGGCATTGTGATGATGAGTATAATCTTTTTCATCAGGCTTCGTATGCACAAAAAGAAGCATCAAAACTATTCTTGTGATCGTCCGATGAAGGAGCTTGAGAAAATAGAACATTACATGGCTCTATCTCTTTTCTCTTATCACGAGCTTGTAAAAGCTACAGACAAATTCAACCCAGCTAACGAACTTGGAGATGGTGGCTTTGGCACTGTCTACTATG GCAAACTCCGAGATGGGCGTGAGGTCGCTGTTAAACGattgtttgaaaataactaTAGAAAAGTTGAGCAATTCATGAATGAAGTTGAGATCCTAACTCGTTTGCGCCACCCACATCTTGTCACCCTTTATGGATGCACATCTCGACGCTCCCGTGAGCTCTTGTTGGTGTATGAGTTCATTCCGAATGGTACTGTTGCCGATCATCTTCACGGCGAACGAGCAAAACCCGGTGAGCTTCCATGGCATACAAGGTTGAAGATTGCCATAGAGACTGCAAGTGCTCTGGCTTTTCTCCATGCCTCTGAGACTATCCACCGTGATGTTAAAACCACCAACATTCTCCTTGACAACAATTTCGGTGTTAAAGTCGCTGATTTCGGACTATGTCGCCTTTTTCCTACACAAGCCAGCCATGTTTCAACTGCACCACAAGGCACTCCTGGCTATATTGATCCAGAGTATTATGAGTCTTATCAAGTTACGAACAAAAGCGATGTCTTTAGCTTTGGAGTCGTGTTGGTTGAGCTGATATCTTCAAAGCCTGCAGTTGATATCACTAGGCACAGACATGAGATTAACCTGTCAACAATGGCTATCAACAAGATCCAGAACGATGAATTACATGACTTCGTAGACCCATCTCTCGGATTTAAAATAGATCAAAGAATCAGAGACATGATCTGCGGAGTTGCAGAGTTAGCATTTCAATGCCTGCAAAGTGTGAGGGATACAAGACCGTCAATGATGGAAGCTCTAGAAATTCTAAGGAATATAGAGAATCGAAGTTGTGGCACAGGGAAAGCGCCATTAGTGCCAGAATCCCCAGACTCCGTCACTGTGCTTTGGATTAGCAAAACTTCCACACCAAACGGTAGTGGGTGA
- the LOC111783194 gene encoding protein SAR DEFICIENT 1-like, whose translation MSPKRLFCQTEPCLEQPLEKRRPRLTFASIIGDVVMVNSQNHLLKALEPLLRRVVNEEVDRCLLRYSRLLPRASSLRIQALEPSSFLLYFVNNLPSTIFTGSKITDVESQPLRIAVEAGADNPAFQVYSAMKIEIVVLDGDFASGDKQDWTAEEFNASIVKERSGKRPLLHGEMNITLRDRAATIGDIEFTDNSSWIRSRKFRLGARIVDGSDSDKNRPRIREAITEPFVVKDHRGELYKKHYPPMLLDEVWRLEKIGKEGVFHKKLSNYNIKTVQEFLKLFTIDPQKLRRILGVGMSERMWKATVKHAQTCELGNKVYMFRAHNVLLILNPICEVVRAMIDDQIYSSRDLPNIPQEYLMNLSRQAFDNWHSLQDFEGNFREPPLITQGNEGIGNEEDSDHIVKKSWFRSCESMSEEVEFRDWNSNLDQFISTSFPSNYG comes from the exons ATGTCGCCCAAGAGATTGTTCTGCCAAACAGAGCCGTGTTTAGAACAGCCTCTTGAGAAGAGGCGCCCGCGTCTGACGTTTGCGTC GATAATCGGGGACGTGGTTATGGTTAATTCCCAAAATCATTTGTTGAAAGCATTGGAGCCCTTGCTTAGACGAGTG GTGAATGAGGAAGTTGATCGGTGTTTATTGCGATATTCAAGGTTGTTACCTAGGGCATCTTCGTTGAGGATTCAGGCTCTCGAGCCTTCAAGTTTCTTATTGTATTTTGTGAATAATCTTCCTTCTACCATTTTTACTGGAAGTAAAATTACGGATGTTGAAAGTCAGCCACTCCGGATCGCCGTCGAGGCCGGCGCGGATAATCCGGCATTTCAGGTATATTCGGccatgaaaattgaaattgtggTACTGGATGGCGACTTTGCAAGCGGCGATAAACAGGATTGGACGGCGGAGGAATTCAATGCCAGCATTGTGAAGGAGAGGTCTGGAAAGAGGCCGCTGCTTCACGGCGAAATGAACATAACTCTCCGCGACCGCGCTGCAACCATCGGTGACATTGAATTCACCGATAACTCAAGTTGGATTCGGAGCCGGAAATTCCGGCTGGGTGCCCGAATTGTTGACGGGTCGGATTCTGATAAGAATCGCCCCCGGATCCGGGAAGCCATAACCGAACCGTTTGTTGTCAAGGATCACCGCGGAGAAT TGTACAAGAAGCATTATCCACCAATGCTGCTTGACGAAGTTTGGAGGCTGGAGAAGATAGGAAAAGAGGGAGTCTTCCACAAGAAATTAAGCAATTACAATATCAAGACAGTTCAAGAATTCTTAAAACTCTTCACTATTGACCCACAAAAGCTAAGAAGG ATTTTAGGCGTAGGAATGTCAGAAAGGATGTGGAAAGCAACGGTGAAACATGCGCAGACTTGTGAATTGGGAAACAAGGTGTATATGTTCCGTGCACATAATGTCCTGCTGATCTTGAATCCTATTTGCGAAGTTGTAAGAGCCATGATCGATGACCAAATCTATTCATCTCGAGACCTTCCTAATATTCCCCAG GagtatttgatgaatttgagtAGACAAGCGTTCGATAACTGGCATTCGTTACAAGACTTTGAAGGCAATTTTAGAGAACCTCCCCTAATAACACAAG GAAATGAGGGGattggaaatgaagaagacAGCGATCATATAGTTAAAAAATCGTGGTTTCGAAGTTGCGAGTCCATGAGTGAAGAAGTTGAATTTAGAGATTGGAATTCCAATTTAGATCAGTTTATCTCTACAAGTTTTCCTTCTAATTATGGGTAG
- the LOC111782596 gene encoding LEAF RUST 10 DISEASE-RESISTANCE LOCUS RECEPTOR-LIKE PROTEIN KINASE-like 2.4 isoform X2 produces MTPSLPLFLFLFFFFTIVWYDLPLCFGDGTGDEFKACDVYYNCGDLVNITYPFWGNERPEFCGRREFELNCKDNKTTTMEISSIEFHVLNISRSKHTMTIARSDLRTDFCPKIEIKTTTIDYRLFKYSLNDLNLSVWYDCPLIPGILDNYRFTCGSEEGEIRGRANYAFETEALNRSRNMSECRLNIEVTITKEVFEETHKNRTMAVEQGVKRGFDVEYGDFYTVACEGCKEYDGKCGGNATHEFYCICGSGDINPYVCRPNLPSDLNQSDPGPKDIIGATTIIFSIIIIISIYYKRRSISNNDKIEEIIRKYSTQTPKRYTYSKLKKITGSFNNKIGQGGFSSVYKGKLPDGRDVAVKLLNESKSNGEEFMNEVVSFAKTSHVNIATLLGFCYERNKRALIYDYMAKGSLDKYISSNRIQEKGEKLDWNTLYNIVIGVARGLEYLHRGCNTRILHFDIKPHNILLDDDFCPKITDFGLAKQCRAKESHVSMTCVKGTIGFIAPEIIFRNLGKVSHKSDVYSYGMLVLEMVGERKSPNQGVEQSSDEYFPDWIYKDLTQSEIHGGCWWGNTEEEEEMARKMIIVGLCCIQTLPGDRPSMTDAVSMLEGSVDGLQIPPKPDLFGPPATNLLQVAAAAASSSSTSY; encoded by the exons ATGACACCTTCCCtccctctcttcctcttcctcttcttcttcttcacaatCGTGTGGTATGATCTTCCGCTATGTTTCGGCGACGGCACCGGCGATGAATTTAAAGCTTGCGATGTCTATTACAACTGCGGAGATTTGGTAAACATCACGTATCCGTTCTGGGGGAATGAACGGCCGGAATTTTGCGGACGGCGAGAATTCGAGCTCAATTGCAAAGACAACAAAACCACCACGATGGAAATCAGCTCTATAGAATTTCACGTTCTGAACATCAGCCGATCCAAACATACAATGACAATCGCAAGATCGGATCTCCGAACTGATTTCTGCCCTAAAATCGAAATCAAAACGACGACGATTGATTATCGTCTCTTCAAGTATTCTTTGAACGATCTGAATCTCTCTGTCTGGTACGATTGCCCGCTGATACCTGGAATTCTCGACAATTACAGATTCACGTGCGGATCGGAGGAGGGGGAAATACGAGGGAGAGCGAATTACGCTTTCGAAACGGAAGCGCTGAATCGGAGTAGAAACATGAGCGAGTGTAGACTGAACATCGAAGTGACAATTACAAAAGAGGTATTCGAAGAAACACACAAGAACAGAACGATGGCGGTGGAGCAGGGTGTGAAAAGAGGGTTTGATGTGGAATACGGGGATTTCTACACGGTGGCGTGCGAGGGGTGCAAGGAATACGACGGCAAGTGTGGAGGAAATGCCACCCATGAGTTTTACTGCATTTGTGGAAGTGGAGACATAAATCCTTACGTTTGCAGGCCTAATCTTCCTTCTG ATCTAAATCAATCAGATCCTGGACCGAAAGACATAATAG GTGCAACTACCATCATTTTCtctattattatcatcatctcCATCTACTACAAGAGAAGAAGCATCTCAAACAACGACAAAATTGAGGAAATTATAAGGAAATATTCCACGCAAACACCCAAGCGATATACTTACTCAAAGCTGAAGAAAATCACAGGCTCTTTCAACAACAAG ATTGGCCAAGGAGGGTTTAGCTCTGTCTACAAAGGAAAGCTACCCGACGGCCGCGATGTGGCTGTGAAGCTTTTGAATGAATCCAAATCAAATGGCGAAGAATTTATGAACGAAGTTGTTAGCTTCGCCAAAACTTCCCATGTAAATATAGCCACACTCTTAGGTTTCTGCTACGAGAGGAACAAAAGAGCTTTGATTTATGATTATATGGCTAAAGGGTCCCTAGATAAGTACATTTCCAGCAACAGGATTCAAGAAAAGGGCGAGAAGTTGGATTGGAACACACTCTACAATATTGTCATCGGCGTGGCACGAGGCTTGGAGTACTTGCACCGTGGCTGCAACACAAGGATCTTGCACTTCGACATCAAGCCACACAACATACTCTTGGATGATGATTTCTGCCCCAAAATCACTGATTTCGGGCTGGCCAAGCAATGCAGGGCCAAGGAGAGTCATGTGTCGATGACATGTGTGAAGGGGACAATAGGGTTCATAGCGCCAGAGATAATATTTAGGAATCTTGGCAAAGTTTCTCATAAGTCTGATGTTTATAGTTATGGGATGTTGGTTCTTGAGATGGTGGGTGAGAGAAAGAGTCCCAATCAAGGAGTGGAGCAGAGCAGCGATGAGTACTTTCCTGATTGGATATATAAGGATCTTACACAAAGTGAAATTCATGGGGGCTGTTGGTGGGGAAAcacagaggaagaagaagaaatggcaAGAAAAATGATCATTGTGGGGTTGTGTTGTATTCAGACATTGCCCGGCGACAGACCGTCGATGACCGATGCGGTTTCGATGTTGGAAGGCAGTGTTGATGGCTTACAAATTCCACCAAAACCTGACTTGTTCGGACCTCCTGCCACTAATCTACTCCaagttgctgctgctgctgcttcttcttcttcgaccTCGTACTAA
- the LOC111782596 gene encoding LEAF RUST 10 DISEASE-RESISTANCE LOCUS RECEPTOR-LIKE PROTEIN KINASE-like 2.4 isoform X3, giving the protein MTPSLPLFLFLFFFFTIVWYDLPLCFGDGTGDEFKACDVYYNCGDLVNITYPFWGNERPEFCGRREFELNCKDNKTTTMEISSIEFHVLNISRSKHTMTIARSDLRTDFCPKIEIKTTTIDYRLFKYSLNDLNLSVWYDCPLIPGILDNYRFTCGSEEGEIRGRANYAFETEALNRSRNMSECRLNIEVTITKEVFEETHKNRTMAVEQGVKRGFDVEYGDFYTVACEGCKEYDGKCGGNATHEFYCICGSGDINPYVCRPNLPSGATTIIFSIIIIISIYYKRRSISNNDKIEEIIRKYSTQTPKRYTYSKLKKITGSFNNKIGQGGFSSVYKGKLPDGRDVAVKLLNESKSNGEEFMNEVVSFAKTSHVNIATLLGFCYERNKRALIYDYMAKGSLDKYISSNRIQEKGEKLDWNTLYNIVIGVARGLEYLHRGCNTRILHFDIKPHNILLDDDFCPKITDFGLAKQCRAKESHVSMTCVKGTIGFIAPEIIFRNLGKVSHKSDVYSYGMLVLEMVGERKSPNQGVEQSSDEYFPDWIYKDLTQSEIHGGCWWGNTEEEEEMARKMIIVGLCCIQTLPGDRPSMTDAVSMLEGSVDGLQIPPKPDLFGPPATNLLQVAAAAASSSSTSY; this is encoded by the exons ATGACACCTTCCCtccctctcttcctcttcctcttcttcttcttcacaatCGTGTGGTATGATCTTCCGCTATGTTTCGGCGACGGCACCGGCGATGAATTTAAAGCTTGCGATGTCTATTACAACTGCGGAGATTTGGTAAACATCACGTATCCGTTCTGGGGGAATGAACGGCCGGAATTTTGCGGACGGCGAGAATTCGAGCTCAATTGCAAAGACAACAAAACCACCACGATGGAAATCAGCTCTATAGAATTTCACGTTCTGAACATCAGCCGATCCAAACATACAATGACAATCGCAAGATCGGATCTCCGAACTGATTTCTGCCCTAAAATCGAAATCAAAACGACGACGATTGATTATCGTCTCTTCAAGTATTCTTTGAACGATCTGAATCTCTCTGTCTGGTACGATTGCCCGCTGATACCTGGAATTCTCGACAATTACAGATTCACGTGCGGATCGGAGGAGGGGGAAATACGAGGGAGAGCGAATTACGCTTTCGAAACGGAAGCGCTGAATCGGAGTAGAAACATGAGCGAGTGTAGACTGAACATCGAAGTGACAATTACAAAAGAGGTATTCGAAGAAACACACAAGAACAGAACGATGGCGGTGGAGCAGGGTGTGAAAAGAGGGTTTGATGTGGAATACGGGGATTTCTACACGGTGGCGTGCGAGGGGTGCAAGGAATACGACGGCAAGTGTGGAGGAAATGCCACCCATGAGTTTTACTGCATTTGTGGAAGTGGAGACATAAATCCTTACGTTTGCAGGCCTAATCTTCCTTCTG GTGCAACTACCATCATTTTCtctattattatcatcatctcCATCTACTACAAGAGAAGAAGCATCTCAAACAACGACAAAATTGAGGAAATTATAAGGAAATATTCCACGCAAACACCCAAGCGATATACTTACTCAAAGCTGAAGAAAATCACAGGCTCTTTCAACAACAAGATTGGCCAAGGAGGGTTTAGCTCTGTCTACAAAGGAAAGCTACCCGACGGCCGCGATGTGGCTGTGAAGCTTTTGAATGAATCCAAATCAAATGGCGAAGAATTTATGAACGAAGTTGTTAGCTTCGCCAAAACTTCCCATGTAAATATAGCCACACTCTTAGGTTTCTGCTACGAGAGGAACAAAAGAGCTTTGATTTATGATTATATGGCTAAAGGGTCCCTAGATAAGTACATTTCCAGCAACAGGATTCAAGAAAAGGGCGAGAAGTTGGATTGGAACACACTCTACAATATTGTCATCGGCGTGGCACGAGGCTTGGAGTACTTGCACCGTGGCTGCAACACAAGGATCTTGCACTTCGACATCAAGCCACACAACATACTCTTGGATGATGATTTCTGCCCCAAAATCACTGATTTCGGGCTGGCCAAGCAATGCAGGGCCAAGGAGAGTCATGTGTCGATGACATGTGTGAAGGGGACAATAGGGTTCATAGCGCCAGAGATAATATTTAGGAATCTTGGCAAAGTTTCTCATAAGTCTGATGTTTATAGTTATGGGATGTTGGTTCTTGAGATGGTGGGTGAGAGAAAGAGTCCCAATCAAGGAGTGGAGCAGAGCAGCGATGAGTACTTTCCTGATTGGATATATAAGGATCTTACACAAAGTGAAATTCATGGGGGCTGTTGGTGGGGAAAcacagaggaagaagaagaaatggcaAGAAAAATGATCATTGTGGGGTTGTGTTGTATTCAGACATTGCCCGGCGACAGACCGTCGATGACCGATGCGGTTTCGATGTTGGAAGGCAGTGTTGATGGCTTACAAATTCCACCAAAACCTGACTTGTTCGGACCTCCTGCCACTAATCTACTCCaagttgctgctgctgctgcttcttcttcttcgaccTCGTACTAA
- the LOC111782596 gene encoding LEAF RUST 10 DISEASE-RESISTANCE LOCUS RECEPTOR-LIKE PROTEIN KINASE-like 2.4 isoform X1, protein MTPSLPLFLFLFFFFTIVWYDLPLCFGDGTGDEFKACDVYYNCGDLVNITYPFWGNERPEFCGRREFELNCKDNKTTTMEISSIEFHVLNISRSKHTMTIARSDLRTDFCPKIEIKTTTIDYRLFKYSLNDLNLSVWYDCPLIPGILDNYRFTCGSEEGEIRGRANYAFETEALNRSRNMSECRLNIEVTITKEVFEETHKNRTMAVEQGVKRGFDVEYGDFYTVACEGCKEYDGKCGGNATHEFYCICGSGDINPYVCRPNLPSDLNQSDPGPKDIIGATTIIFSIIIIISIYYKRRSISNNDKIEEIIRKYSTQTPKRYTYSKLKKITGSFNNKIGQGGFSSVYKGKLPDGRDVAVKLLNESKSNGEEFMNEVVSFAKTSHVNIATLLGFCYERNKRALIYDYMAKGSLDKYISSNRIQEKGEKLDWNTLYNIVIGVARGLEYLHRGCNTRILHFDIKPHNILLDDDFCPKITDFGLAKQCRAKESHVSMTCVKGTIGFIAPEIIFRNLGKVSHKSDVYSYGMLVLEMVGERKSPNQGVEQSSDEYFPDWIYKDLTQSEIHGGCWWGNTEEEEEMARKMIIVGLCCIQTLPGDRPSMTDAVSMLEGSVDGLQIPPKPDLFGPPATNLLQVAAAAASSSSTSY, encoded by the exons ATGACACCTTCCCtccctctcttcctcttcctcttcttcttcttcacaatCGTGTGGTATGATCTTCCGCTATGTTTCGGCGACGGCACCGGCGATGAATTTAAAGCTTGCGATGTCTATTACAACTGCGGAGATTTGGTAAACATCACGTATCCGTTCTGGGGGAATGAACGGCCGGAATTTTGCGGACGGCGAGAATTCGAGCTCAATTGCAAAGACAACAAAACCACCACGATGGAAATCAGCTCTATAGAATTTCACGTTCTGAACATCAGCCGATCCAAACATACAATGACAATCGCAAGATCGGATCTCCGAACTGATTTCTGCCCTAAAATCGAAATCAAAACGACGACGATTGATTATCGTCTCTTCAAGTATTCTTTGAACGATCTGAATCTCTCTGTCTGGTACGATTGCCCGCTGATACCTGGAATTCTCGACAATTACAGATTCACGTGCGGATCGGAGGAGGGGGAAATACGAGGGAGAGCGAATTACGCTTTCGAAACGGAAGCGCTGAATCGGAGTAGAAACATGAGCGAGTGTAGACTGAACATCGAAGTGACAATTACAAAAGAGGTATTCGAAGAAACACACAAGAACAGAACGATGGCGGTGGAGCAGGGTGTGAAAAGAGGGTTTGATGTGGAATACGGGGATTTCTACACGGTGGCGTGCGAGGGGTGCAAGGAATACGACGGCAAGTGTGGAGGAAATGCCACCCATGAGTTTTACTGCATTTGTGGAAGTGGAGACATAAATCCTTACGTTTGCAGGCCTAATCTTCCTTCTG ATCTAAATCAATCAGATCCTGGACCGAAAGACATAATAG GTGCAACTACCATCATTTTCtctattattatcatcatctcCATCTACTACAAGAGAAGAAGCATCTCAAACAACGACAAAATTGAGGAAATTATAAGGAAATATTCCACGCAAACACCCAAGCGATATACTTACTCAAAGCTGAAGAAAATCACAGGCTCTTTCAACAACAAGATTGGCCAAGGAGGGTTTAGCTCTGTCTACAAAGGAAAGCTACCCGACGGCCGCGATGTGGCTGTGAAGCTTTTGAATGAATCCAAATCAAATGGCGAAGAATTTATGAACGAAGTTGTTAGCTTCGCCAAAACTTCCCATGTAAATATAGCCACACTCTTAGGTTTCTGCTACGAGAGGAACAAAAGAGCTTTGATTTATGATTATATGGCTAAAGGGTCCCTAGATAAGTACATTTCCAGCAACAGGATTCAAGAAAAGGGCGAGAAGTTGGATTGGAACACACTCTACAATATTGTCATCGGCGTGGCACGAGGCTTGGAGTACTTGCACCGTGGCTGCAACACAAGGATCTTGCACTTCGACATCAAGCCACACAACATACTCTTGGATGATGATTTCTGCCCCAAAATCACTGATTTCGGGCTGGCCAAGCAATGCAGGGCCAAGGAGAGTCATGTGTCGATGACATGTGTGAAGGGGACAATAGGGTTCATAGCGCCAGAGATAATATTTAGGAATCTTGGCAAAGTTTCTCATAAGTCTGATGTTTATAGTTATGGGATGTTGGTTCTTGAGATGGTGGGTGAGAGAAAGAGTCCCAATCAAGGAGTGGAGCAGAGCAGCGATGAGTACTTTCCTGATTGGATATATAAGGATCTTACACAAAGTGAAATTCATGGGGGCTGTTGGTGGGGAAAcacagaggaagaagaagaaatggcaAGAAAAATGATCATTGTGGGGTTGTGTTGTATTCAGACATTGCCCGGCGACAGACCGTCGATGACCGATGCGGTTTCGATGTTGGAAGGCAGTGTTGATGGCTTACAAATTCCACCAAAACCTGACTTGTTCGGACCTCCTGCCACTAATCTACTCCaagttgctgctgctgctgcttcttcttcttcgaccTCGTACTAA